The Tropicibacter oceani DNA segment CAACCTGTGCGTCAACCAGATCAAGCTGAACGGCACCGAAGCGCAAAAGCACAAGTACCTGCCGGGGCTGATCGCGGGCACCCATGTCGGCGCCCTGGCGATGAGCGAGCCGGGGGCCGGTTCGGACGTGGTCAGCATGAAGCTGCGGGCCGAGAAGAAGAACGGCTATTACACGCTGAACGGCAACAAATACTGGATCACCAACGGACCTGACGCCGACACTCTGGTGGTTTATGCCAAGACCGACCCAGAGGCCGGGTCCAAGGGCATCACTGCCTTCATCGTCGAAAAGTCGATGAAGGGGTTCAGCACCTCGAAGCATTTCGACAAGCTGGGGATGCGCGGCAGCAACACCGCCGAGCTGATCTTTGACGATGTCGAAGTGCCCTTTGAAAACGTGCTGGGCGAAGAGGGGCGCGGCGTGCGCGTGCTGATGTCGGGGCTTGATTATGAACGCGTCGTGCTGGCGGGCATCGGTACCGGGATCATGGCGGCCTGTCTGGATGAAATCATGCCCTACATGGTCGAACGCAAGCAGTTCGGGCAGTCGATCGGGGATTTCCAGCTGATGCAGGGCAAGATCGCCGACATGTACACCAAGATGAACAGCGCCCGCGCCTATGTCTACGAGGTCGCCCGGGCCTGTGATCGCGGGCAGGTGACGCGTCAGGACGCCGCCGCCTGCTGTCTTTATGCCTCGGAGGAGGCGATGGTCGTTGCCCACCAGGCGGTGCAGGCCATGGGCGGGGCGGGCTTTCTGGCCGATGCGCCGGTGGCGCGGATCTTCCGCGATGCCAAGCTGATGGAGATCGGTGCAGGCACCAGCGAAATCCGCCGGATGCTGGTCGGGCGCGAACTGATGGCGGCGATGCGCTAGGCAATGCCGCGCTGGCTGTGGTTCCTGCCGGTTGCGCTGGTCGTCCTTCTGGGCGCGCTCATGGCGTTTCGGTTGGGCTGGATCGCGGCCAACCTGACTGAGTCCGAGGCGATTGCCGCCTATGCCGCCCGTTTCGCGGCGCAAGAGGGCGCCGGGGTCGAGAACTGGGATTGCCTTGGCCGCCCGGGAGAGGCGGTCTGGCTGGTCATCCGCTGCGGCACGGCCGCGCGCTATTGGGAATACCAGGTGAACCGCTTTGGCGGGCTGGTCGGGATCATCGGCCCGTCGCAGGGCCAGAATGGGGGGAGGCCAAGAACATGATCGCAGCACCATGCCCCCGGCACCGCCCGGCCCGTCCGGCGACGGACGGCCCTCGATGCTGACGCGCGGCGGGTCATATGATGCACTCTGCGCGGGCTTTCGCTGGCCACGTCCCGAGCGTTTGAACATGGCCGCGCAGGTCTGTGACGACTGGGCCAGCGCGCAGCCCGGTCGCACCGCGATCATCGACCTGTCCGAGGGGCGGGCAGAGGTGACCTATGGCGATCTGCGGCGCATGGCCGACACGCTTGCCCGGGATTTGCAGCAGCGCGGGATCACGCGCGGCGACCGGGTTGGCGTTCTGCGCTCGCAAGGGGGCTGGTGCGCGGCGGCCCATATCGCGATCTGGAAGCTG contains these protein-coding regions:
- a CDS encoding isovaleryl-CoA dehydrogenase, which gives rise to MFLASMKFDLGEDVSALQEMVHKWAQERVKPIAAQVDQTNEFPNELWREMGDLGLLGITTPEEYGGAGMSYLAHVIAVEEIARASASVSLSYGAHSNLCVNQIKLNGTEAQKHKYLPGLIAGTHVGALAMSEPGAGSDVVSMKLRAEKKNGYYTLNGNKYWITNGPDADTLVVYAKTDPEAGSKGITAFIVEKSMKGFSTSKHFDKLGMRGSNTAELIFDDVEVPFENVLGEEGRGVRVLMSGLDYERVVLAGIGTGIMAACLDEIMPYMVERKQFGQSIGDFQLMQGKIADMYTKMNSARAYVYEVARACDRGQVTRQDAAACCLYASEEAMVVAHQAVQAMGGAGFLADAPVARIFRDAKLMEIGAGTSEIRRMLVGRELMAAMR